A window from Shewanella livingstonensis encodes these proteins:
- a CDS encoding DEAD/DEAH box helicase, with translation MSFSVFPLDPALLSALPPAVIEPSRIQQLAISPVLAGQDVLALAQTGSGKTYAYGLPILQRLGQLPSCHLSAVVIVPTRELAAQVLQNLVPLAQTLNLRLDLVCGGEAIELQVERLVQPVNMIIATPGRLLALAQQGIIQFENLQSLVLDEADRLLDMGFIADINALLAMMPSGQRLLFSATLPEPLTALAEQVLSASHVRIEANVTNSTVVDITQTLYHVNKGSKAKALIHLIALHQWPQVLVFVNAKDDADALCKKLIKTGINAAALHGDKEQALRSHTLAQFKSQQLTVLVATDVLARGIHIDALPVVINVDLPNQAAVYIHRIGRTARAGLSGVALSLIAHGELLSLEAIRQLTGQTLPLVELAGFAVTDKPISETSKRAPRDKQANRRTANKRSISDFAKRNPSRQS, from the coding sequence ATGTCATTTTCTGTATTCCCGCTCGATCCAGCATTATTAAGTGCATTACCGCCAGCGGTGATCGAGCCGAGTCGTATTCAACAACTGGCTATTTCGCCTGTTTTAGCAGGCCAAGATGTGTTGGCATTAGCCCAAACCGGCAGTGGTAAAACTTATGCTTACGGTTTACCGATATTACAGCGTTTAGGTCAGTTGCCGTCTTGTCATTTATCTGCCGTCGTTATTGTGCCCACCAGAGAGTTAGCCGCTCAAGTCTTGCAAAATTTAGTGCCGTTAGCGCAAACATTAAATTTACGCCTTGATTTAGTATGCGGCGGCGAAGCGATTGAATTACAAGTAGAGCGGCTCGTTCAGCCTGTCAATATGATTATTGCTACGCCTGGGCGTCTACTCGCATTAGCACAACAAGGTATTATTCAGTTTGAAAATCTACAAAGTTTAGTACTTGATGAAGCCGATAGATTATTAGATATGGGCTTTATCGCCGACATTAATGCGCTTTTAGCCATGATGCCAAGTGGACAGCGCTTGTTGTTTTCGGCCACATTGCCAGAGCCATTAACTGCATTGGCCGAGCAAGTATTGTCAGCATCGCATGTCCGCATAGAAGCCAATGTAACGAATAGTACCGTAGTTGATATTACTCAAACCTTATATCACGTTAATAAAGGCAGTAAGGCAAAAGCGTTGATTCATTTAATCGCTTTGCATCAATGGCCACAAGTGTTGGTATTTGTTAATGCTAAAGATGATGCCGATGCCTTATGTAAAAAGTTAATCAAAACGGGCATTAATGCCGCTGCACTTCATGGCGATAAAGAACAAGCTTTGCGAAGCCATACATTAGCGCAGTTTAAAAGCCAACAATTGACAGTACTCGTCGCAACCGATGTATTAGCTCGCGGGATTCATATTGATGCATTGCCAGTAGTTATTAATGTTGATTTGCCGAATCAAGCAGCAGTCTATATTCATCGCATTGGCCGCACTGCGCGGGCAGGGTTAAGCGGTGTTGCATTATCATTAATTGCCCATGGTGAATTACTTAGCTTAGAGGCTATTAGGCAGTTAACAGGGCAAACATTGCCGTTAGTTGAGTTGGCAGGTTTCGCAGTAACAGACAAACCTATCAGTGAAACCAGTAAGCGTGCCCCTAGGGATAAACAAGCTAATCGCCGTACGGCTAATAAACGCAGTATTAGTGATTTTGCTAAACGAAATCCAAGCCGTCAATCCTAA
- a CDS encoding M48 family metallopeptidase, with the protein MKPLALSLLVSVLLVGCVNSQSPTGRGQTLLFSDTQMQQMGSQSFDTMKQSEKISNNQAQTQYVNCVAKRITSVLPDQSQQWDVVLFESDQVNAFALPGGHIGVYSGLLKVAVNQDQLATVMGHEVAHVLAQHGNEQVSRAQLTGLGMQAADAAIGASGIANKDLYMAGLGLGAKVGIILPFGRSQESEADIVGLELMAKAGFNPAQSITLWQNMAKSGGAQGPELLSTHPSHSHRIEDLQAAQNQVMPLYTQARKQSLTECKMAQVK; encoded by the coding sequence ATGAAACCTCTCGCCCTAAGCCTATTAGTTTCTGTTTTATTGGTGGGTTGTGTAAATAGTCAATCGCCTACAGGTCGAGGGCAAACCTTGTTGTTTTCTGATACGCAGATGCAGCAGATGGGCTCTCAGTCGTTTGATACCATGAAGCAAAGTGAAAAAATAAGTAACAATCAAGCGCAGACTCAATATGTAAACTGTGTTGCTAAACGTATTACTTCAGTATTACCTGATCAGTCTCAACAATGGGATGTAGTGTTATTTGAGTCTGACCAAGTGAATGCATTTGCATTACCCGGTGGTCATATTGGTGTTTATAGTGGTTTGTTAAAAGTGGCGGTAAACCAAGACCAACTAGCAACAGTAATGGGCCACGAAGTGGCTCATGTATTAGCGCAACATGGTAACGAGCAAGTGTCCCGCGCCCAACTAACCGGACTTGGTATGCAGGCGGCAGATGCTGCCATAGGCGCATCGGGAATTGCCAATAAAGATCTGTATATGGCAGGACTTGGATTAGGTGCTAAGGTAGGGATTATTTTACCCTTCGGCCGCAGCCAGGAATCAGAAGCCGATATTGTTGGTCTTGAGCTAATGGCTAAAGCAGGCTTTAATCCAGCCCAAAGTATTACCTTATGGCAAAACATGGCCAAATCCGGTGGTGCACAGGGGCCTGAGCTGTTGTCGACTCACCCATCACACAGCCATCGTATTGAAGACTTACAAGCGGCACAAAATCAAGTGATGCCGCTTTATACACAGGCAAGAAAACAGTCTTTGACTGAGTGTAAAATGGCTCAAGTGAAATAG
- a CDS encoding FKBP-type peptidyl-prolyl cis-trans isomerase: MSDLFSTMEQHASYGVGRQMGEQLAANSFEGIDIPAVQAGLADAFAGKESAVSMEELQVAFTEISRRLQEAQESAAEAAAAEGETFLTENAKRDGITITESGLQYEVLVQGDGEKPTYDSTVRTHYHGTFISGDVFDSSVARGQPAEFPVSGVIAGWTEALQLMPVGTKLKLYVPHHLAYGERGAGASIPPYSALVFEVELLEII, translated from the coding sequence ATGTCAGATTTGTTCAGCACTATGGAACAGCATGCTAGCTACGGTGTAGGTCGTCAAATGGGCGAGCAACTAGCAGCAAACTCTTTTGAAGGTATTGATATTCCTGCTGTCCAAGCTGGTCTTGCTGATGCATTTGCCGGTAAAGAAAGCGCAGTATCAATGGAAGAGCTTCAAGTTGCATTTACTGAAATCAGTCGTCGTTTACAAGAAGCACAAGAATCAGCTGCAGAAGCTGCAGCTGCTGAAGGTGAAACATTCTTAACTGAAAATGCTAAGCGTGATGGTATTACTATTACTGAGTCTGGTCTTCAGTACGAAGTACTTGTGCAAGGCGACGGTGAAAAGCCTACCTATGATTCAACCGTACGTACTCATTACCATGGTACTTTCATCAGTGGCGATGTGTTCGACAGTTCTGTTGCTCGCGGTCAACCTGCTGAGTTCCCAGTATCAGGCGTGATTGCTGGTTGGACTGAAGCATTACAGCTAATGCCAGTTGGCACTAAGCTTAAATTATATGTCCCGCATCACTTGGCTTACGGTGAGCGCGGCGCGGGTGCTTCAATCCCGCCTTATTCAGCTTTGGTCTTCGAAGTTGAATTGTTAGAAATTATCTAG
- the dapB gene encoding 4-hydroxy-tetrahydrodipicolinate reductase — translation MTAKVRIAVVGASGRMGRTLIESAKQQQVIILGAAIERTGSSLVGIDAGVLAGVGAMNVAITDSLDKVVNDFDVLIDFTSPEASIINLDWCAKNHKAIVIGTTGFNHAQKELIGAYSEQVPVVLAPNMSVGVNVMWKLLALATEVMGDYTDIEIIEAHHRHKKDAPSGTALKMGEIIAQTLGRDLDQCAVFGREGITGERDRNTIGFATVRAGDIVGEHTAMFADMGERLEITHKASSRMTFANGAMRAAFWLSDQNAGLYDMQQVLGLN, via the coding sequence ATGACTGCAAAAGTGAGAATTGCTGTAGTTGGTGCCAGTGGCCGTATGGGCCGTACACTGATTGAATCTGCTAAACAGCAACAAGTTATTATACTTGGTGCAGCAATTGAGCGTACAGGTTCAAGTTTAGTCGGTATTGATGCCGGTGTACTTGCAGGTGTTGGCGCGATGAATGTTGCCATTACCGATTCGCTTGATAAAGTCGTTAATGACTTTGATGTACTGATTGATTTTACGTCACCAGAAGCATCGATTATTAATCTTGATTGGTGTGCTAAAAATCACAAAGCCATTGTGATAGGTACTACAGGTTTCAATCATGCTCAAAAAGAGCTCATTGGTGCCTATTCAGAACAAGTGCCTGTGGTATTAGCACCTAATATGTCTGTTGGTGTGAACGTGATGTGGAAGTTACTTGCACTGGCTACAGAAGTGATGGGTGATTATACCGATATCGAAATAATCGAAGCACATCATCGGCATAAAAAAGATGCTCCGTCAGGAACTGCACTTAAAATGGGTGAGATTATTGCCCAAACATTAGGTCGAGATTTAGACCAATGTGCGGTATTTGGACGCGAAGGTATTACCGGTGAACGTGATCGTAATACGATTGGTTTTGCAACTGTTCGTGCTGGTGATATTGTCGGTGAACACACCGCAATGTTCGCTGATATGGGCGAACGGCTGGAAATAACCCATAAAGCATCGAGTAGAATGACCTTTGCAAATGGGGCTATGAGGGCGGCTTTTTGGCTCTCAGATCAAAATGCAGGTCTTTATGACATGCAGCAAGTATTAGGATTGAACTAG
- the carA gene encoding glutamine-hydrolyzing carbamoyl-phosphate synthase small subunit — MEVALTQSALLVLEDGSVFSGTAIGATGISVGEVVFNTSMTGYQEILTDPSYSRQIVTLTYPHIGNTGTNDEDTESDSVHACGLIIRDLPLMASNFRNQQSLSDYLKANNVVGIADIDTRKLTRILREKGAQAGCIMVGDLDEAKALAEAKAFPGLKGMDLAKEVTTAKAYQWRNGSWKLEGGLPSDTPENELKYKVVAYDYGIKRNILRMLVDRGCDVTVVPAQTSAADVLAMNPDGIFLSNGPGDPEPCDYAINAIQQILTTDIPVFGICLGHQLLALASGAKTLKMKFGHHGANHPVSNVEKGNVMITSQNHGFAADETTLPANIKVTHKSLFDGSLQGIHLTDKPAFSFQGHPEASPGPTDAAPLFDHFIELIEQYRQHAK, encoded by the coding sequence CTGGAGGTCGCGTTGACACAGTCTGCCTTACTCGTACTCGAAGATGGATCAGTATTCTCTGGCACCGCAATTGGTGCTACCGGTATCTCTGTTGGTGAAGTGGTATTTAATACTTCAATGACAGGTTATCAAGAGATTCTTACAGATCCTTCATATTCACGCCAAATAGTAACATTAACCTATCCTCACATCGGTAACACAGGCACTAATGATGAAGACACAGAATCGGATTCGGTTCATGCATGTGGCTTAATTATTCGTGACTTACCGCTTATGGCGAGTAATTTCCGCAATCAACAATCACTAAGCGATTATTTAAAAGCGAATAATGTGGTTGGGATTGCCGATATTGATACTCGCAAACTAACTCGAATTTTGCGTGAAAAAGGGGCTCAAGCCGGTTGTATTATGGTGGGTGACCTAGACGAAGCAAAAGCACTAGCCGAAGCCAAAGCGTTCCCAGGCTTAAAAGGCATGGATCTAGCCAAAGAAGTCACCACCGCTAAAGCCTATCAATGGCGTAATGGTAGCTGGAAGTTAGAAGGAGGTTTACCTTCTGATACGCCAGAGAATGAATTGAAATATAAAGTGGTTGCTTACGACTACGGTATAAAACGTAATATTTTACGTATGTTAGTTGACCGTGGTTGCGATGTGACCGTTGTTCCAGCGCAAACTTCAGCGGCAGATGTATTAGCCATGAACCCTGATGGAATTTTTCTATCAAATGGTCCAGGCGATCCTGAGCCATGTGACTATGCCATTAACGCTATTCAGCAAATATTAACAACGGATATTCCAGTGTTTGGTATTTGCTTAGGGCATCAGTTATTAGCATTAGCCTCAGGTGCGAAAACCTTAAAAATGAAATTTGGTCACCACGGTGCAAACCACCCAGTGAGCAATGTTGAAAAAGGTAACGTGATGATCACCAGTCAAAACCATGGTTTTGCTGCAGATGAAACCACACTGCCAGCGAATATCAAGGTGACCCATAAGTCATTGTTTGATGGTTCATTACAAGGTATTCATCTAACGGATAAACCTGCATTTAGTTTTCAGGGACACCCTGAAGCGAGTCCTGGTCCAACCGATGCCGCGCCTCTGTTCGATCATTTCATCGAGCTTATTGAACAATATCGTCAGCACGCTAAGTAG